The genomic stretch TACTGGAAGGTGCGAAGCTGGCTCGGCGCCGGCGTCGTTTCCGATTGAGGAAATTGGAAGACAATGCCGACAGCCTGTTTCAACGTACCGTTGGCGATGCCATCAAAGGCCGCTTCAGCTTGGTCGAACGGAAACCGATGGGTGATCAGTCGTGTTACGTCCACTTTGCCATGCGCCAGCAACTGGAGAAACGCTTGCATATTTCGTTGCGCTGTCCATCGCACATAGCCGATGGGATAATCCTGCCCGCGATGAATGTAGTGCGGATCGTGAATGCCGGCGCCCATAGCGCGGCTGAAGCGAAAATCAATTTCCTTCTTGTAATAATCACGCCAGGGCAGCTCGATATGCGTATTGCCCAGACAGATGACACGACCACGATCACGAACCAGCGCGGCAGCCATCTCGATCGGCTCGTTACTGTCCGTCGAGGTGGTCAGGAAGACAGCATCCACGCCTTGTGCGTGACTGACCTGCACGGCGTGATAGAGGGCCTCATCAAGCGAATTCGTACAGGCCGCATCAGCGCCGTTTTGTCGAGCCAGTTCACATTTGAATGGGTCCACATCAATGCCCACCACACGGCAGCCGTTGGCGCGGCACAGTTGCACCAAGAACTGGCCAAGCATGCCCAGGCCGATCACGGCCACCGACTCGCCCAATTCCAATCGCGCTTGACGCACGGCCTGCAACGCAATGGTGCCGACCGCGGTGGCGCTGGCCGCTTCCAAACTGACGCCGGATGGGACGTGAGCCAGCAGCGAGTGCGGCACGGCATTGAATTCAGCATGAGTGGCCATGCCCTCGTCACCAATGCAGGCGACACGGTCGCCAACGCGGAATCCTTCAACTTTCGCTCCCACTTCGACGATCACACCGGCGCAACTGTAGCCGAGCGTTGTCGGCGCTTTTAATCGCTCCTGGACTTTGCGGATGGTTGGCATCACCCCTTGTTCGCGCAGCGTCTGAAAGACCAGTCGGACTTGATCAGGCCGTTCTTTGGCTTTCTCCAGCATGTTCATACGCGCTTGCGAAACTTTCATTTTCTCGGTGCCGACGCTGACGAATGAATAGTGGGTCTGAACCAACACCTCACCGGCGCGAATCATCGGCACGGGCACGTCTTGACATTCCAACCGACCGTCTCCGTAGTATTGCAATATCTGTTTCATTGTCGCTTTTCCTCGTTATGCATCACCGGCCGTTCGATCTTCACCGCCGGCCGAGCGGACCAATCAACCCTAACGGCGCACGTCGTTAAACCGATAGGCGAGACCTTAGAGTGGAGGCGGAGCGCGAAGCGGCTAGGGGGGTCCAAATTCCATTTCGCGCTCTCTGGTGCTCCACTCTAAGCTCGGGCCCGGTGGGACGTCTGAAACATTCCGAGCAACGTACGTCCCCACTGGGCGAGGCGTGGCGATTTCTTCACCCATGCTTTGGTTTCACACCACGCTCGATGAACCTGATAATCCACGGGCCGACGAAAGACGCGAAGCGCGTAATTAGACCGGCAATGATTGGCGAAACGATATTTGAATGGCTCTTCGCCGATTGTGAAATCGAACTCTGCGACGCCCTGCTCAATAGCATATTCGAGCAAATACTTAATCAGCACTTCGCCTGGCGAATGCTGGGCGTATCGCACATTGAAGGTGGGCTTGTACCACATCAGGCGGCCGTCATATTCAAAGCCGAAGTGAAAGGCGATTGGTTCATCATTGAATAACACCACCGAAAACAACAACCAGCCGGTCGGCGCCAACCGATAGACTAACTCGCGATAGAACGAACGCTGCTGCTTATCCAGAAACTGGCTCGGCGTATCAGTCAATGCGCGGCGCTCGATGTGCTGCTCAAAAAAGAGATCGAGATAACCGATGATCTCATCAACGCTGTGGCAGTTTTTGAACTGCAAGCGACCGTTGCGCTGAAAGTAGTTGACATGACGCCGCAGGCTTTTCTTTCGGATGACCTGAGCATCTTCCACCGGATCGCCAAGCAATCGCGTAGGCGCTTCATACAAAAACCGGATGTCGGTCCGATAGCCGCGTTGACGGAAGCACTGCGATAAATGATCCAGCGTGCTGGATGTATTAGGCACGTCATGCAAATGAATCACATCCCACAATTGCGAGTAATCCATTAGCCACTCGGCAAACTTAGGCAATACATCTGGCCGCGCACGGTCTACGATCAAGTCGCAAAAGTCGGAGGCCCCCAGCCCGATCAACTGAACGACCCGTCGGGTTTGTCCAAAGCGTCGTCGTTCCGACACCATCAACGGAGCGATGCCCACCAGCTCGTCGCCAGCTTCGGCGAGCAATATCAGCGGACGAGCATTGCCCCTGAGCGTCTTCCACCAACTGACATGCCACTCATAGGTTTGAAAAATCGTAGAGGTCTGGCTGCGCTCGGCCAGCTCATTCCATTGCAGACGG from Blastocatellia bacterium encodes the following:
- a CDS encoding GNAT family N-acetyltransferase, whose product is MSTVMRQTLPAFSPVSSPPIRVTLVNDLNALAARRLQWNELAERSQTSTIFQTYEWHVSWWKTLRGNARPLILLAEAGDELVGIAPLMVSERRRFGQTRRVVQLIGLGASDFCDLIVDRARPDVLPKFAEWLMDYSQLWDVIHLHDVPNTSSTLDHLSQCFRQRGYRTDIRFLYEAPTRLLGDPVEDAQVIRKKSLRRHVNYFQRNGRLQFKNCHSVDEIIGYLDLFFEQHIERRALTDTPSQFLDKQQRSFYRELVYRLAPTGWLLFSVVLFNDEPIAFHFGFEYDGRLMWYKPTFNVRYAQHSPGEVLIKYLLEYAIEQGVAEFDFTIGEEPFKYRFANHCRSNYALRVFRRPVDYQVHRAWCETKAWVKKSPRLAQWGRTLLGMFQTSHRARA
- a CDS encoding bi-domain-containing oxidoreductase, whose protein sequence is MKQILQYYGDGRLECQDVPVPMIRAGEVLVQTHYSFVSVGTEKMKVSQARMNMLEKAKERPDQVRLVFQTLREQGVMPTIRKVQERLKAPTTLGYSCAGVIVEVGAKVEGFRVGDRVACIGDEGMATHAEFNAVPHSLLAHVPSGVSLEAASATAVGTIALQAVRQARLELGESVAVIGLGMLGQFLVQLCRANGCRVVGIDVDPFKCELARQNGADAACTNSLDEALYHAVQVSHAQGVDAVFLTTSTDSNEPIEMAAALVRDRGRVICLGNTHIELPWRDYYKKEIDFRFSRAMGAGIHDPHYIHRGQDYPIGYVRWTAQRNMQAFLQLLAHGKVDVTRLITHRFPFDQAEAAFDGIANGTLKQAVGIVFQFPQSETTPAPSQLRTFQYVGHRAPAAVRLGLIGAGNYCKSMLLPFLPKLPNVSLEAICTTKGANADHLAQRYGFRMATTEADELFNNPHVNAVMIATRHDSHAQLAARSLQAGKHTFVEKPLVMNEEELQPIIELLEQRQRHHPTLWIGHNRRFSPLLQQLRNHFAGIDVRQIHCQVYAAAPAAESWYQDSAEGGGMLFGDACHFIDLAIVLAESIPTDIHALETKDPAHRYDSWAIQMQFANGSVASIRYISGSQLPYARETIDVSGGGRSAHLVGFHKLTLYAGSRKKTTRLLQPDLGQEAMLKAMMAQFQGVTGAEDLTESFVLSTQALLAVQRSIRNRCVVRLEPQFPFRFVGSGK